A section of the Procambarus clarkii isolate CNS0578487 chromosome 68, FALCON_Pclarkii_2.0, whole genome shotgun sequence genome encodes:
- the LOC138355654 gene encoding zinc finger protein 391-like — protein sequence MKTHQCPECEKVFSQRGHMKRHRQVHSGDRPYECPECERRFSQLDNMKTHMLVHIDKRPFECAECGRLFKTRKAIIAHMLVHTDDKHHECPECGKRFSHLGHKKTHMLVHSGDRPHECPECGKRFSRHGNMKTHMLVHLGDRPHKCPAVWEEIHSSWRCKDSYVNAFG from the coding sequence ATGAAaactcaccagtgtccagagtgtgagaaGGTATTTAGtcagcgtggacatatgaagaggcacaggcAGGTGCATTCGGGTGATCGCCcttacgagtgtccagagtgtgagagGAGATTCAGCCAACTTgacaatatgaagactcacatgttagtacatataGATAAAAGACCTTTTgagtgtgccgagtgtggcagatTATTTAAGACTCGTAAAGCTATAATagcgcacatgttagtgcatacggatgataaacatcatgagtgtccagagtgtggaaagagattcagtcatcttgGCCATAAgaagactcatatgttagtgcattcgggtgatcgtcctcatgagtgtccagagtgtgggaagaggttcagtcgcCATggcaatatgaagactcacatgttagtgcatttggGTGATCGGCCTCACAAGTGTCCagcagtgtgggaagagattcattcGTCTTGGAGATGTAAAGATTCATATGTTAATGCATTCGGGTGA